A single region of the Salvia splendens isolate huo1 chromosome 18, SspV2, whole genome shotgun sequence genome encodes:
- the LOC121777125 gene encoding transcription initiation factor TFIID subunit 14b-like isoform X2 — protein MAEIVEIDGQLERNTNESTLIPQRIKITRASDDGDKKILQKRLRDVEICVPIVYGTIAFWLGRKASETQSHRWTVYVRGATNEDIGVVIKRVVFQLHPSFENPVRVVESPPFELSECGWGEFEIAISLFFHNDVCDKQLDLYHHLKLYAEDESGPQSTKRPVVVETYNEIVFPDPSESFYARIQKHPAVIVPRLPIMLNLPTDPNEKKGDTKDNPLSQWFINFSEADELLKLAAARQQVQAHIINLRRQLSVIDGLPLQSWKPGSNY, from the exons ATGGCCGAAATAGTAGAAATTGACGGTCAGTTGGAACGAAATACCAACGAATCCACTCTAATACCGCAGCGGATAAAAATTACTAGAGCTTCGGACGATGGAGACAAAAAG ATTTTGCAGAAGAGACTCAGAGATGTTGAAATCTGTGTTCCGATAGTGTATGGAACAATTGCCTTTTGGCTTGGTAGAAAGGCCTCCGA AACTCAGTCACACAGGTGGACGGTCTATGTCCGAGGGGCAACAAATGAGGATATTGGGGTAGTGATCAAGCGTGTTGTATTCCAGTTGCATCCAAGTTTCGAAAACCCTGTTAGAGTTGTTGAGTCTCCACCATTTGAGTTGTCGGAGTGTGGTTGGGGTGAATTTGAAATTGCTATCTCTCTTTTCTTCCACAATGATGTTTGTGATAAGCAGTTGGACTT GTATCACCATCTTAAATTATATGCTGAAGATGAAAGTGGCCCTCAGTCAACTAAAAGGCCTGTTGTCGTGGAAACATACAACGAGATAGTATTTCCAGATCCATCTGAGAGTTTTTATGCTCGTATCCAGAAACATCCTGCTGTAATTGTGCCTCGACTTCCAATCATGTTAAACTTGCCCACTG ATCCTAATGAAAAGAAAGGTGATACCAAAGATAACCCATTGAGTCAATGGTTTATCAATTTCTCTGAGGCAGATGAGCTGTTAAAACTTGCCGCAGCTCGTCAGCAG GTCCAAGCCCATATCATCAATCTTAGAAGACAACTGAGCGTCATCGATGGGCTGCCACTACAGTCATGGAAACCAGGCTCTAACTACTGA
- the LOC121777125 gene encoding transcription initiation factor TFIID subunit 14b-like isoform X1: MAEIVEIDGQLERNTNESTLIPQRIKITRASDDGDKKILQKRLRDVEICVPIVYGTIAFWLGRKASETQSHRWTVYVRGATNEDIGVVIKRVVFQLHPSFENPVRVVESPPFELSECGWGEFEIAISLFFHNDVCDKQLDLYHHLKLYAEDESGPQSTKRPVVVETYNEIVFPDPSESFYARIQKHPAVIVPRLPIMLNLPTEDPNEKKGDTKDNPLSQWFINFSEADELLKLAAARQQVQAHIINLRRQLSVIDGLPLQSWKPGSNY, from the exons ATGGCCGAAATAGTAGAAATTGACGGTCAGTTGGAACGAAATACCAACGAATCCACTCTAATACCGCAGCGGATAAAAATTACTAGAGCTTCGGACGATGGAGACAAAAAG ATTTTGCAGAAGAGACTCAGAGATGTTGAAATCTGTGTTCCGATAGTGTATGGAACAATTGCCTTTTGGCTTGGTAGAAAGGCCTCCGA AACTCAGTCACACAGGTGGACGGTCTATGTCCGAGGGGCAACAAATGAGGATATTGGGGTAGTGATCAAGCGTGTTGTATTCCAGTTGCATCCAAGTTTCGAAAACCCTGTTAGAGTTGTTGAGTCTCCACCATTTGAGTTGTCGGAGTGTGGTTGGGGTGAATTTGAAATTGCTATCTCTCTTTTCTTCCACAATGATGTTTGTGATAAGCAGTTGGACTT GTATCACCATCTTAAATTATATGCTGAAGATGAAAGTGGCCCTCAGTCAACTAAAAGGCCTGTTGTCGTGGAAACATACAACGAGATAGTATTTCCAGATCCATCTGAGAGTTTTTATGCTCGTATCCAGAAACATCCTGCTGTAATTGTGCCTCGACTTCCAATCATGTTAAACTTGCCCACTG AAGATCCTAATGAAAAGAAAGGTGATACCAAAGATAACCCATTGAGTCAATGGTTTATCAATTTCTCTGAGGCAGATGAGCTGTTAAAACTTGCCGCAGCTCGTCAGCAG GTCCAAGCCCATATCATCAATCTTAGAAGACAACTGAGCGTCATCGATGGGCTGCCACTACAGTCATGGAAACCAGGCTCTAACTACTGA